From the genome of Shewanella sp. Choline-02u-19, one region includes:
- a CDS encoding SprT family zinc-dependent metalloprotease, which yields MFKTLNPFKSKRILAAKPANHPAVPFADPLQQCIATQVEHCYQVAEATLGQVFPRPEINFKLRGKSAGTAHLQLNKLRFNPQLLQDNQQAFIDDVVPHEICHLLSFQLYGRVKPHGVQWQHLMLKLYSRQPRTTHSFNTQSVEGKTFEYLCGCGSVNLSIRRHNKVLRGDTQYRCRKCGQNLRDAIKN from the coding sequence ATGTTCAAAACGCTTAACCCTTTTAAGTCCAAGCGGATATTAGCCGCAAAACCTGCCAACCATCCGGCAGTGCCTTTTGCCGATCCACTGCAACAGTGTATCGCCACCCAAGTGGAACATTGTTATCAGGTTGCAGAAGCAACATTAGGGCAGGTATTCCCACGCCCTGAGATCAACTTTAAACTGCGCGGAAAAAGTGCGGGCACCGCTCATTTACAACTTAATAAGCTACGTTTTAATCCACAGCTCCTACAAGATAACCAACAAGCTTTTATCGACGATGTTGTACCACATGAGATCTGTCACCTACTAAGCTTCCAACTTTATGGCAGAGTAAAACCTCACGGGGTGCAATGGCAGCATTTAATGCTCAAGCTTTATAGTCGCCAACCTCGCACTACACACAGTTTTAATACACAGTCTGTTGAGGGTAAAACCTTCGAATACTTGTGTGGTTGCGGCAGCGTCAATCTCAGCATTCGCCGTCACAACAAAGTACTACGTGGTGATACTCAATACCGTTGCCGTAAATGTGGCCAAAACCTGCGTGATGCCATTAAAAATTAA